Genomic window (Streptomyces liliiviolaceus):
GCCACGGCGGAGACACACACCCGGATGGCCCGCGCGGCACACGACCGCGGACTTCCCGCCCCCGTCCTGACCGCCGCGCACCCGCGTGGCGCCCTGAACCCCATGAACCACGCGGAGGAACGATGACGACCGCCGTACGCCGGCACCTCGGTGCCACGGTGGACACGACCCTGTGGGGCCGCCTGCCCAGCGGCGACGACGCCCCGGTGCTCTCCGTCGAGCCGGGCGAGCAGATCACCCTGGACACCGTCAGCCACGAGGGCGTCATGGAGGACCAGGGCCGCGACCCGGTGACCTTCTTCGGCCGCCACGGAGTCGCCCCCGAGGACGTCCTGGCCGACACCGTCGCGATCGCCTCGAACGCCGCGCACACGCCCGCCGACGGCCCGCACATCGTCACCGGACCGATCGAGATACGGGGCGCCGAGGTCGGCGACTACCTGGCCGTCCACGTCGACCGCCTCCAGCCGCGCACCTCGTACGGAGTGATCTCCAGCCGCCACGCCAAGGGCCTGCTCCCCGAGTCCTTCCCCTCGAACTCCCCGCTGACCAGCGTGTTCTGCTCGGTGCTCGGGCTGGACGGGGCGGACCCGGCCACCGCGCTGGCGACCCTGCCGCTCCTCCCCGGCGCGACGGAACGGCCCGTCCGCTTCCCCCTCGCGCCCTTCCTCGGCGTGATGGGTGTGGCCACACCCGGCCCCGAGCGGCTGCACTCCACCCCGCCGGGGCTGCACGGCGGAAATCTCGACATCTCGCTGCTGCGCGAGGGCAGCACCCTCTATCTGCCGGTGCAGGTGCCGGGCGCCGGCTTCTACGCCGGGGACCCGCATCTGGCGCAGGGAAACGGCGAGATCGCGCTGACCGCCCTCGAAGCGCCGCTGCGCGCCACGCTGACGTTCGACGTCGTGCCCGCGGCGCGGGCCGCGGAACTCTTCGGCGCGGCTCGCGGACCCGTGGTCCGCACCCCGCAGTTCCTCGTCCCGACCGGCCTCGACCCCGACCTGGACGAGGCGGTCGCGGCCTGCGCCCGCAACGCCCTGGAAGTGCTGGGCGCGTCCTTCGGCATGGCTCCCGAGCTGGCGTACGCGTACCTGAGCGCCGCGACCGACTTCGACATCTCGCAGGTGGTGGATGTCGTCAAGGGCGTCCACGCCCGCATCAGACTCTCGGACTTCGCCCTGGTGGAAGGAGGTGCGTGGTGACGACGCACACAAGCACGACAGACACGACGGGCACAGCCACCACTGCCGCCGACGCGTGCGAGGTGATCGCACCCGACGCGGTGCCGGACGGACTGCTCGACGCCTTCCGGCGCTACGACGCGGCTCTGCTGGCCAACGACCGCACGACCCTCGACGAACTGTTCATGCCGGGCCCGCACACCATCAGGGGCGACGGCCGCACGCTCCTCGTCGGCCACGACGCCATCGCGGGCTTCCGCTCGGCCCGCGCCAAAGTCCCCACCCGGGTTGTCGTCCAACTGCACGTCCAGGTGGTCGCGCCCGACGCGGCCCTGCTGATGGCGAGCACCCGCGACGGCGACGCCACCGGCCTGCAGACCCAGCTGTGGCGGCTGCTGGACGACGGCCGCTGGGCCGTCGCCGCGGCCCACGTGAGCCTGCCGACCGCTGCCGCGCAGCCGGTTTCCGGGGCCGGGTCGGGCGCCGGGTCAGGCGCCTTCGACCGTACGGTCTGGCGGGCCGTCGGAGATCCGCTGGCGGCGGCCACGGCACCCGGTCCGCTGGACGGGTACGGCCTCGCCGTGAAGGACCTGTTCGACGTCGCGGGCCACCCGGTCGGCGCGGGAGTACCCACCTGGCTCGCCGAACAGCGGCCGCGTACGCACACGGCTCCCGCCGTCGCCGCGCTCCTCGAAGCCGGTGCCCACGCGGTCGGTATCGCCCGCACCGACGAGTTCGCCTACAGCCTCGCCGGAACCAACGCGCACTACGGCACACCGCCGAACCCGGCCGCCCCCGGCAGTGTCAGCGGCGGGTCCACCAGCG
Coding sequences:
- a CDS encoding acetamidase/formamidase family protein codes for the protein MTTAVRRHLGATVDTTLWGRLPSGDDAPVLSVEPGEQITLDTVSHEGVMEDQGRDPVTFFGRHGVAPEDVLADTVAIASNAAHTPADGPHIVTGPIEIRGAEVGDYLAVHVDRLQPRTSYGVISSRHAKGLLPESFPSNSPLTSVFCSVLGLDGADPATALATLPLLPGATERPVRFPLAPFLGVMGVATPGPERLHSTPPGLHGGNLDISLLREGSTLYLPVQVPGAGFYAGDPHLAQGNGEIALTALEAPLRATLTFDVVPAARAAELFGAARGPVVRTPQFLVPTGLDPDLDEAVAACARNALEVLGASFGMAPELAYAYLSAATDFDISQVVDVVKGVHARIRLSDFALVEGGAW